ATGATCAGGATGAAGGCGATGAAGAACCGGCTATGACTTTTCTCCAGCATATGGACGAATTGCGTAGACGGTTTATTCGCATTTTTATTGCTTGCGGGGTTGGTTTTTTTGCTTGTTATGCCTTTGCGAAGCCTCTTTTCTCATTGCTCATGGCTCCGCTTGTAGCTACTTTACCTGAAAATTCTACTCTTATCTTTACTTCTCTGCCCGAAGGTTTTGTTACTTATCTTAAGGTCTCCTTTGTGGCTGGTTTTTTTCTTGTTTCTCCGTATATTTTTTCTCAGGTCTGGGGCTTTATTGCTCCAGGACTTTATAAGCACGAACGTAAGTGGATGATTCCACTGGCTTTTCTATCTGCCTTTTTCTTTGTCGGAGGAGCCTTATTTGGCTACTACGTAGTATTTCCCTTTGGTTGTGAATTTTTTATGGGTTTTGCGGATGAATTTATTCGGCCCATGCCTACGCTTCGTGAGTATTTATCATTCTCTTTGAAGCTATTATTTGCCTTCGGTTTAATTTTTGAAATGCCACTGTTTATCTTTTTTTTGGCACGCCTCGGAGTTGTGACTCACACTTGGCTACGCGCAAAACGTAAATATGCAATTCTGGTCTGTTTTATATGTTCTGCCGTTTTGACTCCTCCGGATGTCATTACTCAGACTTTGATGGCTGGACCGCTGGTTATTTTGTATGAAATTGGTATTTGGATTTCATATTTCTTCGGTAAAAGAGGCGGACGCATAGAAGAGAAGGCTAAAGCAAAAGCCGCTGCAGAAGCTGAAAATAATGATGATGATCCTGATGATTCCGGCCCGGATGGTGGCGGAGCAGCAAGTGAAGAATCTGCTGATACTAAAGAAAAAGATAAGAAAGACAGTAAAAAAAATAATTCTGATTACGACGAAGATATGATTGAAATGTAACGGCAGCCGTTTCGGTTGCCATGCTCAAGAGAGGTTGGTTTGTCTAATAGATCTGCATCGATTGCCCGAACTACGAAAGAAACGGATATTGCCCTTTCTGTAAATATTGACGGTGAAGGCCGTACTGATATTTCTACCGGAGTGGGATTTGCCGATCATATGCTTACCCTCATGACTTTCTGGGCGGGTTTCGATCTTGAATTGAAATGTAAGGGTGATCTTGAGATTGACACCCACCATACCCTTGAAGATATCGCGCTTGTTTTAGGACAGGCACTATCTGAAGCCATGGGTGATAAAAAGGGCATAAACCGGATCGGATTTGCCAAGGTTCCAATGGATGAAGCTTTGGTGGAAGTTGTTATTGATCTTTCCGGCAGGGCCTATCTGGTATATGATGATGACATTCTTCCGGCGATTATTGCCGGAGATGAACGTGATGTATGGCGGGAATTTTTCAAATCATTGGCATTTAAAGCCGGAATGAATTTACATATTAAGTTTGAATATGGACGCAACGGGCATCATCTTTTAGAAGGTGCTTTCAAGGCTCTTGGGTTGGCATTCAAACAAGCTCTGTCTGTAGAACGGAAAGGGTTACCAAGCACTAAAGGGAGTCTTGATTAATGAAACGATTTATCCCCATTTTTTTGGTTTGCTTTTTAATTCTGCCAACCCTTATCGGTTGTCAGAGTAAAAGCTCTATCGTTAAGCTTCCTCGTCCGGTTGGAACAGTTGCTGTTGCCGGTTTTACGAATCCTGTATTTAATTGGGAACTCTTGGCAGGGTATCTGCCGCAAGAAGGGAACCCTATCGATAAAAAAGTATTAGAGCAGCTTGATACCAAATTGGTTGAAATTCTTGGAAAGCATGGCGTTACCGGGTACGCGCGTCCAGCGATAACCCGTCAGTGTCAGGAAATCGAAGTTTTCGAAAATATGGGTACAAGACGCGAAGCCGCTTTCAGCTATTGGGTGAAAGTTGGTGAGTGTATGACTTCTGATTATATTCTTGTTCCTCAGATTTTGTTTTGGCAGGATCTGCGCGGAATGAAACAGGCTGATTTAAATATTCAGCCCGCATCTGTGGTTATTGATCTTTTTCTCATCGATGTTAACAACAAGCGCATTGTCAGAAGGTTTCACTTCGACGAAACTCAGCAACCGCTCATGGAAAATATGTTGCAAGCCGGCAAATTTTTTGAAAGAGGCGGTAAATGGGTAACTGGTCTTGAACTTGCTGATGAAGCTCTTCAGAATGGACTTATGGAGCTCGGTTTATGATTATTTTTCCCGCTGTTGATATTAAAGACGGACAGTGCGTACGTCTTGCTCAGGGACAGGCTGATGCTGTCACTGTATTTGGTAAAGACCCTGTAGCTCAGGCTGTTTACTGGGAGAATCAGGGCGCTCGTTATCTTCATGTTATTGATCTTGATGGTGCATTCAGCGGCGTTCCAAAGAATTTTGATCTTATTAATCAGATTTGTTCACAGTTAAGTATCCCGGTTCAGCTTGGCGGCGGAATCAGAGATATTGAAACTGCTGCTAAATATATTGAAGCCGGAGTTAAGCGATTAATTATCGGAACAATGGCTCTTGAAAATGAAAAAATGTTTGCAGAACTTTGCGCTCGTTTTCCCGGACAGATCGGAGTTTCTCTTGACGCTGTAGATGGTAAGCTCAAGTCACGTGGCTGGGTCGAGGATGCTGGAATTTCAATTTATGATATTATTCCTCGTATGGAAGCTGACGGTGCTGCTTTTATTATTTACACAGATATCAGCAGAGACGGTATGGAAACCGGTGTTAACACCAGCGGCCTTGCTGAGCTTTGTTCCAAGACTAAACTTCCTGTAATTGCAGCCGGCGGTGTTGCAACACTTGAAGATATTATGAATTTATATCCGCTTGTTTCTAAAGGGCTTGAAGGCGCTATTTCAGGTAAAGCTATTTATACTGGTTCGCTGAATTTGACTGAAGCTATCGAGTGGCTGGATAATAATTAAGGAGAAGCTATGAAAACTGTTGAAATCAAAGGTATGAGTTGTCCGCATTGTGTTGCTTCGGTCACTAAGGCTTTAAGTTCTGTAGAAGGGCTTAAAAACATCAGTGTCAGTCTTGAAAAAGCAGAAGCTACATATGAAGAAGTCACCCCTGTTGATGAAGCTAAAATCAAGGAAGTAATTTCCAAGATCGGCTTTGAGCCCGGCGCAGTTAAATAGTTTAAATTTGATGCTAATTATTAAGCCCGCATTCCATATGGAATGCGGGCTTTTTTATTAATTATATTTAAAAGTTTAGATCGTTTAAATTTTAAACCATCTGCGGCTTGGAAAAATCAGGCAGATTCTTTTCAAGTACATTGGCAGCTTGAAGCATAGTCGTTTCACCAAAAGCGGGAGCCATGAGCTGGAGTCCTACGGGCATATTGGTATCTTTACCAATTCCGACAGGGAGGCTCATGCCGGGCATTCCGACCAGATTCAGTGAGATAGTGAATATATCCATAAGATACATCTGCAAAGGATCAGCGGTAAGCTCGCCGACAGGAAAAGCTGTGGTCGGGCAGGCTGGGCCTGCGATTAGATCACATGATTCGAATGCTTTTTCAAAGTCGTTACGCATGAGTCTGCGTATCTGAGCGGCTTTGCAGTAGTAGGCGTCATAGTAACCTGCGGACAGAACGTAGGTTCCGATGATTATACGACGCTGTACTTCGTCACCGAATGCTTCTGTACGGGATTTTGTGTAAAGATCTATAAGTTCATCGGCATCTTTGGTTCTATGCCCGTAGCGAACGCCGTCAAAGCGTGAGAGATTGGAACTGGCTTCTGCCATTGCTATAATATAGTATGTGGCAATGGCGTATTCTGTCATGTTAAGCTTGACAGGTACGGTCTTTGCTCCGAGTTCTTCTGCTTTTTTAATGGCATTTCGACAGGTTTCGGATACTTCTTCTGAAAGTCCTTCACCCCAGTATTCTTCGGGAAGACCTATGGTCAGTCCTGAAAGGTCAGTGCGTTCAGCTAGTGCTCCGATATAATCCGGCACTTCACAGTTTACCGATGTAGAGTCTCTTTTATCGTGTCCCGCAATGACGCTCAGAACTCTTGCGGAGTCCTCGACTGTACGAGTCATGGGGCCGATCTGGTCAAGTGAAGAGCCGTAAGCAATCATGCCATAACGGGAAACTCTTCCGTATGTGGGCTTTACACCTACACAACCGCAAAAGGATGCCGGGAGTCTGATAGAACCGCCTGTGTCGGTGCCTAGAGCCGCAAAACACTGTCCTGCGGTAACGGTTGCACCGGAGCCACCACTTGATCCGCCGGGGACTCTGCTGAGGTCACAAGGGTTGAGAGTTGTCTGGTAGGCAGAGTTCTCAGTAGTGGAACCCATGGCAAATTCGTCCATGTTGGCTTTAGCTATAATGATGGCGCCAGCTTCTTTAAGCTTGGTGACCGATGTTGCGTCGTAAAAAGGAACAAAATTTTCAAGAATTTTAGATCCGCAAGTAGTTGTAATGTCTTTGGTTGCAAGAACATCTTTAATTACTACGGGCACTCCCCATAGCGGCTTAGATGAATCCGGCCCCTGCTTATCCATTTCTTCTGCCTGTTTCAGAGCCTCTTCCCCATTTTTAGCCAGCAGAGCTTTAATTTGAGGTTCGGTTTTCTCAATTTGCTGTAAACATGCTTTAACGGCATCAACAGCAGTGACTTCACCTGCAATGAGTAGGGAGTGTATTTCTGTGAGTGATTTTTCTATGAGTGAGGACATTATATAACCCGTGCAGTCTTTAAGTTTGTGAAAAAATAAAAGGGCAATTGTGCGTATTAATGCGGCCTTTATACTATTCTGGGAACAATAAAGTATTGACCGTCAGAATCAGGTGCATTGGCGAGAATTTCATCTCGGGTGTGCTCTTTGACGACAATATCTTTACGCAGAACAGTAGTATGCTCAACCGGGCTGAACATCGGTTCGACATTACTTGTGTCAATTTCGTTGAGCTTGTCCATATAGGTCAGAATATTATGCAATTGTCCTGCGAATATTTCAGTTTTTTCTTCTGATAAATCCAGACGAGCCAGATTGGCTACGCGCGCAACTTCCTCAGTACTGAGTTTCATTTCACTCATTGAAGTCTCCTTTAATATATCTCTATTGGTGGTGGTCAGGGTGAAAAAGCCGGTTATTGAGGCTTATTTTCTGCACCGTTTGTTTCGTTAAGTTTAGTCTGTGTTTCATCCCAGGCTTTAATTCTTTGCGCTCTTCTGTTTTTCGCATTAGCAAGTGTGCTTTTTACGATAGAAGCATCAATTCTGGTTTTTCCATTGCGTTCAGGGCGGAACAGGAACAGTTTTTGATTAGCTTTTCCATCAGCGTCCCAGTGAATAGGGGCCAGACTGAAATCTATATGCTGTGCATCAGCAATTCTTTCGTTTACAATTTCAGGGGTCCATCCGGGAGAGAATGTTCCGAGCTTGCTTGAGAATTTAATGAAATCATAACCTAGTGCAACCCAGAAATCAGGGGTACCCAGTCCTTCACGATTCATTACTTCTTTTAGGCGTACGGCTCCTTCACTGGCGGACCACCATGCTCCCGGAGCAACGGTCAGCTTAAGGTTATGAGCTTCAACGTCTCTTGCAGAGTTGAGAGCCTGACTCCACAGTTCCGGTCCGAGAAAGACCAGTGTGTCTGCTTCGTGAAAGAAAAAATGAGGAATCAAGAGCTGTGCCTGACGCCATGTGTCAGGAATAAATACTGCTCCGAAGTCTGTTTCAGTAAGTGGAGCGTCTTCATCCAGTCCGTCAGCTTCATTTTCAGCTTTTTTCTCAGGAGCTTTGACAAGTTTACCTACGACTTTACCCCATTTGGGGAAATCGTTGGGAGGATATGATTCCATTCCGGTGATTTTAGCGCCGCGGGATTTTGCCATATTCCAGAAGATCTTAGACATCTGTCGTCCGAATTTTTCCTGAGGGTAGAGAACTGCAAAATCGGTAATTCCAAGATCATTAATTGCTAAGTCGAGAGAAGCGCGGATCTGGTCTTCGGGGCTGGAGAAAAATCTCCAAGCCTGTTTTCCTTCTTCGAGATTTCCGGGTTTAGCCAGAAATGAAAAAGTAACTTTTTCCGCATAGGTTTCAGATTGTTCCAGCTCTTTGAAAGCTTTAACATTAATAGGTCCGCCAAGAACAGTGTACCATGGCGGTAAGTTTTGAACCCGTTCAACCCATCCAGCTTCTTCGGTATTGATTACCTGTACATCCACGTCGAGTCCGGCTTTGGTGAGTTCCCACTGCGCTGCACCTGCTCCGCGAATGATTTTCCAGCCGTAATCCTGAAAACGCCCGGATATAGGGAGTACTAAAGCTATACCTACGCGTGGAATTCCGTACTTGGCTTCAAGCGTGGAAATTATTTTATTAAATAAATGTTTGTCTACAATTTGACCACGGTGAACAATACCGGACATTGTCCGCCATGCCATCGGCCAGTATTCTTGGGCCGAAGATTGTCTGATCGCTTTTTCAAAAAGAATCAGCTCGTAGGGGAATTTTAAATTATTATCGCCTGAGATCAGTTCAGAATTGTTTTTAAGTTCTTGATCAGACTTGGAACCCAGGCTTGTGATAAACCAGCTTTCAAGCTCTTTTCGATCATCATCGTTTGGAGCAATAGAATAAAGTCTTTCCAGGGCGGCCAAAGATTCTTCATTTTGATCAAGACTGGAAAGATTTTTGCCTGCCTGTGAACGGATGTCCCAAGGGAGAGCACCATTTTCCATTGTTTCTGCAAGGTGTGTTCTAAGCGTCGAAAAATTTTTAATGGCGAAAAGAGAATCAAAGTAGCATTTTTGCCATACTTCGGAACTTAAAGCCTCGGGCGATTGCTGTTTCCACTGCTCAAGTCTTGCTTTAGCTTCGTGATAGTGCCCTGATTTGTACGAGCTAACAGAAAGTCTTTCAAGGGCCGGCAGAATGATTCTTTTAGGAACATCAGTGCGTTCAAGAAGACGGGTGTAATATAGCTCACTGGCAATATAATCTTTTTTAAACCATGCTTGGTCGGCGGTCTTAATCAACTCATTTGTGGATAGCATTTGAGTAGAAATAGTGGAGCTGATCGGTTGCTTTTGGAGCGACACGCAGCTTGTAGTTGTGCTTAAGATTGCAGCAACCAGAACTAGGGCGAAAATATGAGAGAAAAGCCGGAAGGATTTCTCGTGATTCATTGAGTTTTCCATGCACAGTTTGTGGCCCATGAAAGTCAATACGTCAATGGATTTGGACTTTGCATGGTATGTTTTATAAAAAAAATCCGGCCAACTCCATTTAGGAGAAGGCCGGATAAAGCTATACTGAGTGGATTGTCATTGCAAGTACGGGATTCATGAATGTTTTACCGGTTATCGGCTTTAAACAATCTCCTGACTTAGACAATTCTAATTATTTTACTTCGGTGTAGTCGGCGTCAACAACATCTTCGTCGTTTGCCCCTTTTTTATCATCTGCAGCACCGGCAGCGCCTGCTTCACCCTGATCAGCACCAGCCTGATTCTGGTTGGCATAAAGCTGTTCAGCAAGTTTATGAGAAGCCTGTGAAAGAGCTTCGGTCGCTTGCTTAATGGCTTCAACGTCTTCGCTGTCTAAAAGCTTTTTAAGTTCTTCAGCTTTAGCTTCGATGTCGATTTTCAGTTCTGCATCCACATTGTCGCCTACTTCACGCAGTGACTTTTCAGTTGTGTAGATCAGAGAGTCAGCCTGATTGCGTGCTTCAATGAGAGTCTGCTTTTTCTTGTCATCTTCAGCGTGAGCTTCAGCATCTTTAACCATCTTTTCAATTTCGTCTTCAGAAAGACCGGATGAAGAGGTGATCTGGATGGACTGTTCTTTACCGGTGCCCATGTCTTTTGCAGCAACTTTGACGATACCGTTGGCATCAATGTCGAAGGTTACTTCAATCTGCGGAACACCACGGGGAGCTGCTGGAATTCCGGTCAGTTCGAAAC
This Maridesulfovibrio ferrireducens DNA region includes the following protein-coding sequences:
- the hisA gene encoding 1-(5-phosphoribosyl)-5-[(5-phosphoribosylamino)methylideneamino]imidazole-4-carboxamide isomerase, with product MIIFPAVDIKDGQCVRLAQGQADAVTVFGKDPVAQAVYWENQGARYLHVIDLDGAFSGVPKNFDLINQICSQLSIPVQLGGGIRDIETAAKYIEAGVKRLIIGTMALENEKMFAELCARFPGQIGVSLDAVDGKLKSRGWVEDAGISIYDIIPRMEADGAAFIIYTDISRDGMETGVNTSGLAELCSKTKLPVIAAGGVATLEDIMNLYPLVSKGLEGAISGKAIYTGSLNLTEAIEWLDNN
- the hisB gene encoding imidazoleglycerol-phosphate dehydratase HisB, which codes for MSNRSASIARTTKETDIALSVNIDGEGRTDISTGVGFADHMLTLMTFWAGFDLELKCKGDLEIDTHHTLEDIALVLGQALSEAMGDKKGINRIGFAKVPMDEALVEVVIDLSGRAYLVYDDDILPAIIAGDERDVWREFFKSLAFKAGMNLHIKFEYGRNGHHLLEGAFKALGLAFKQALSVERKGLPSTKGSLD
- a CDS encoding penicillin-binding protein activator, whose product is MNHEKSFRLFSHIFALVLVAAILSTTTSCVSLQKQPISSTISTQMLSTNELIKTADQAWFKKDYIASELYYTRLLERTDVPKRIILPALERLSVSSYKSGHYHEAKARLEQWKQQSPEALSSEVWQKCYFDSLFAIKNFSTLRTHLAETMENGALPWDIRSQAGKNLSSLDQNEESLAALERLYSIAPNDDDRKELESWFITSLGSKSDQELKNNSELISGDNNLKFPYELILFEKAIRQSSAQEYWPMAWRTMSGIVHRGQIVDKHLFNKIISTLEAKYGIPRVGIALVLPISGRFQDYGWKIIRGAGAAQWELTKAGLDVDVQVINTEEAGWVERVQNLPPWYTVLGGPINVKAFKELEQSETYAEKVTFSFLAKPGNLEEGKQAWRFFSSPEDQIRASLDLAINDLGITDFAVLYPQEKFGRQMSKIFWNMAKSRGAKITGMESYPPNDFPKWGKVVGKLVKAPEKKAENEADGLDEDAPLTETDFGAVFIPDTWRQAQLLIPHFFFHEADTLVFLGPELWSQALNSARDVEAHNLKLTVAPGAWWSASEGAVRLKEVMNREGLGTPDFWVALGYDFIKFSSKLGTFSPGWTPEIVNERIADAQHIDFSLAPIHWDADGKANQKLFLFRPERNGKTRIDASIVKSTLANAKNRRAQRIKAWDETQTKLNETNGAENKPQ
- a CDS encoding heavy-metal-associated domain-containing protein; the protein is MKTVEIKGMSCPHCVASVTKALSSVEGLKNISVSLEKAEATYEEVTPVDEAKIKEVISKIGFEPGAVK
- the gatA gene encoding Asp-tRNA(Asn)/Glu-tRNA(Gln) amidotransferase subunit GatA — translated: MSSLIEKSLTEIHSLLIAGEVTAVDAVKACLQQIEKTEPQIKALLAKNGEEALKQAEEMDKQGPDSSKPLWGVPVVIKDVLATKDITTTCGSKILENFVPFYDATSVTKLKEAGAIIIAKANMDEFAMGSTTENSAYQTTLNPCDLSRVPGGSSGGSGATVTAGQCFAALGTDTGGSIRLPASFCGCVGVKPTYGRVSRYGMIAYGSSLDQIGPMTRTVEDSARVLSVIAGHDKRDSTSVNCEVPDYIGALAERTDLSGLTIGLPEEYWGEGLSEEVSETCRNAIKKAEELGAKTVPVKLNMTEYAIATYYIIAMAEASSNLSRFDGVRYGHRTKDADELIDLYTKSRTEAFGDEVQRRIIIGTYVLSAGYYDAYYCKAAQIRRLMRNDFEKAFESCDLIAGPACPTTAFPVGELTADPLQMYLMDIFTISLNLVGMPGMSLPVGIGKDTNMPVGLQLMAPAFGETTMLQAANVLEKNLPDFSKPQMV
- the tatC gene encoding twin-arginine translocase subunit TatC translates to MSGNDKDSREVGQEEQEDSEKLDSSGDKSESESEGSTSAEKTGDEDGSTESVDSETGDLSDEEDDQDEGDEEPAMTFLQHMDELRRRFIRIFIACGVGFFACYAFAKPLFSLLMAPLVATLPENSTLIFTSLPEGFVTYLKVSFVAGFFLVSPYIFSQVWGFIAPGLYKHERKWMIPLAFLSAFFFVGGALFGYYVVFPFGCEFFMGFADEFIRPMPTLREYLSFSLKLLFAFGLIFEMPLFIFFLARLGVVTHTWLRAKRKYAILVCFICSAVLTPPDVITQTLMAGPLVILYEIGIWISYFFGKRGGRIEEKAKAKAAAEAENNDDDPDDSGPDGGGAASEESADTKEKDKKDSKKNNSDYDEDMIEM
- the gatC gene encoding Asp-tRNA(Asn)/Glu-tRNA(Gln) amidotransferase subunit GatC, whose translation is MKLSTEEVARVANLARLDLSEEKTEIFAGQLHNILTYMDKLNEIDTSNVEPMFSPVEHTTVLRKDIVVKEHTRDEILANAPDSDGQYFIVPRIV